TTAATTAAACTGTTCATGACCGATTGCGCCATATTACTGGGAACCGCAAACCCAATCCCTTGATAACCTCCACTCCGTGTAAAAATAGCCGTATTGATTCCGATCACCTCTCCCCGGATATTGACCAATGCCCCCCCTGAATTTCCTGGATTGATTGCAGCATCCGTTTGGATAAAATCTTCATAATCGGCAATTCCCACGTTGGCTCTACCCACCGCACTGATAATACCCATGGTTACCGTTTGGTTGAGTCCAAAGGGATTACCAATGGCCAAAACATATTCCCCCACTTGCAGAAAATCAGAATTTCCCCAAACCGCAGAGGGAAAATCATTCTTGCCTTCAATTTTAATAACGGCAACATCGCTTTTAGGATCACTTCCCACCAATTTCCCTTTATATTCCTGGCGGTTCGACAAAAACACCTTGATTTCGCTGGCTTGCTCGACCACATGATTATTGGTCACAATATAACCCTCCGGGTCAACAATCACGCCCGACCCCAAACTTTGCTCCTGGTGTTGCCGGGGCATTTGAAACTGCCGAAAAAATTCATCACCGAAAAAACGCCGGAAAAAAGGATCATCGAAAAGTGGAGCCTGGCCACCTCCCCCGCCCCCTCCTGGACGCTTAATAACACGGGTGCTTGAAATATTTACCACCGCGGGAGTAACCGTCTTTGAAATTTCCATGAACGAGAGTTCAGGCCCATTGGGCGGGAAAGAAGGAAGGGCGGAACGGATCTGGTCCTCACTTTCGGCCTGCCCAAAGGGAAGCCAATCCAAATGCGTTGAGACCACAACGCCGATAACAATCCCCATAAGAATAAGAAGGCCGGACAAAATAACACGATTTCTCCCCTGACTTTCTCGAAGAACCATTCTCTCCCCCATATGATGTTTTTTCTTAAGTTACTGGATTGCGTCTGAAGACTGAATTTATTATACTATTGAAGTTTTCCAAATGCAACGCAAGTATAGGGTTTTCTTCTATAAATTCTAAAATGAGAGCCCCTTCCAATTACAAAATAAGGTCTATTGGGTAAACCTTTTTATAAAATTCCCAGGAAGGGTTTATTTAACCCTTGGAATTGTCATATTTTTTTAAAGGAAAAATGGCTAAAAAACGTTCAAGCAAAGAAAGAAAATCCCGTCCCGGTGAAATTTCTTTTCCTCAAAGGGAAATTACCCGGTTAATCAATCAAGACAAACGATATCTATGGCACCCCTTCACCCAAATGCAGGAATGGACTAAAGAAACGCCCATCATCATAAAAGAAGCCAAAGGAGTCTATCTCAAGGACCTTCGAGGCCATTCCTATTTGGACGGCACATCATCCATTTGGGTCAACCTACACGGCCATCAATGTCAGGAAATTGATGAAGCCATAAAAAGCCAACTGAAAAAGGTGGCTCATTCGACCCTTTTGGGTTTGTCCAATATTCCGGCCATCCGGTTAGCAAAGGCTTTGGTCCGGATCGCTCCCAAAGGGTTAACCCGTGTTTTTTATTCAGACGATGGATCCACCGCTATGGAAATTGCAATCAAAATGGCCTATCAATTCTGGCAACTTCAAAAACCGGCCCAGCCGGAAAAAAAGATTTTTGTTTCCTTCACCAATGCATATCATGGAGATACAGTGGGCTCGGTCAGCGTTGGGGGAATTGATTTATTCCACCAACGGTTTGCCTCCCTCCTTTTTAAAACACTTAAAATCCCGTCTCCTTATTGTTATCGCTGTCACCTCGATCTTAATTTTCCTTCCTGTCAGCTGGCGTGTGCGGATGAGATTGAAAAAACACTAAGGAGCCACCACCCAGAAATCGCCGCTGTGGTCATCGAACCCAAAGTTCAAGCCGCGGCGGGATTGATCACAGCGCCACCGGGATTTCTCAAACGAATCCGGCAAATCTGCACCGATTTGAATATCCTTTTAATTGCCGATGAAGTAGCAACCGGATTTGGAAGAACGGGGACAATGTTCGCTTGCCAAGAGGACGGTGTGACCCCGGATATTTTGGCCCTCTCCAAAGGGATTACCGGAGGGTATCTCCCTTTAGCCGCCACACTCACAACCGACCCCGTTTACAAAACCTTTTTAGGTTCGTATGAGGAGTTCAAAACGTTTTTTCACGGTCACAGCTATACAGGAAATCCTCTCGGTTGTGCAGCGGCACTGGCTAACCTACAGATTTTTAAAAAAGGAAAGGTCCTGACCCGTCTGAAGGGAAAAGCCACCTTTTTAAGAAAAATTTTGGCCGCCTTAAAGGACCTCCCCCATGTGGGGGATATCCGACAGGCCGGTTTCATGGTGGGAATTGAGTTGGTCAGAAAAAAAAAGACAAAGAACCCATACCCCCTCACTGAAAAAATCGGAATAAGGGTGTGTGAGGAAGCAAAAAAAAGGGGAATGATTCTTCGGCCACTTGGAAATATTATCGTCCTCGTTCCCCCATTCATCTCAACCCGCAAAGAACTGGCCCGTATGGTGGAGATCATCCGGGAGGCCATTACCCAAATAACCGATAAGAAAGTGGGTAACCAGAGAGAATAATGCCGATAAAACAATGTGGAAGAGTTAAATGGAGATCAGGTTTTTTTTATCGTTTGGGGGTATAATTTTTTAAAAATCCCTCAAGAACTTGCTGGGGATCAATCCCTAAAACCTCTGCGTATTGGAACAGATAAGATTTTAAATAAACCCAGTGAGGAAGGCCTGAATGGTGGTTGGATTCAATAAAATTGAGATAGGTAATGTTTATCCGGGTTTTCTGCGCAACCCACTCCAAGGAGATCCCTTGGGATTCCCGAAACCGCTTTAATAATTCACCTGTACAGGTTTCTCCAATATTATTCAGGAAGGTTTCCAATTCCCCATCAATGACCGGGGGCTCATTTCCGGAAGAAACATTGACCTTTAATGGAACGGGGTCGGTTTGAGGTTGACTTTCCTTTACTATTTCTTCTCGGGAAGTTGGAGAAAGGGTTGAGTCATAAGCCCCTCGCCCCCCTTCATCCAGCAGCGTTCGATAGGCTTCATCCAAACGCCTTTGAATCT
The Nitrospiria bacterium DNA segment above includes these coding regions:
- a CDS encoding DegQ family serine endoprotease, whose product is MVLRESQGRNRVILSGLLILMGIVIGVVVSTHLDWLPFGQAESEDQIRSALPSFPPNGPELSFMEISKTVTPAVVNISSTRVIKRPGGGGGGGQAPLFDDPFFRRFFGDEFFRQFQMPRQHQEQSLGSGVIVDPEGYIVTNNHVVEQASEIKVFLSNRQEYKGKLVGSDPKSDVAVIKIEGKNDFPSAVWGNSDFLQVGEYVLAIGNPFGLNQTVTMGIISAVGRANVGIADYEDFIQTDAAINPGNSGGALVNIRGEVIGINTAIFTRSGGYQGIGFAVPSNMAQSVMNSLIKTGKVVRGWLGVSIQEISPELGKQFGVEELKGALVSDVFPDSPAHDAGLERGDVILEYQEKIVKSVSQLRNMVAQTTVGTKVELKVLRDQKEKIFKVKIGDLPKDLTEARLGEEVVPEEMDNVLNGLEVQELAADIIRQLDLPKEIQGVVVSNVTGDTRVERSGLQRGDVIQEIDRKKIRSMKDYQKVVSSLKKDKTILLLVFREGRTFFVTVSSE
- the bioA gene encoding adenosylmethionine--8-amino-7-oxononanoate transaminase, which produces MTRLINQDKRYLWHPFTQMQEWTKETPIIIKEAKGVYLKDLRGHSYLDGTSSIWVNLHGHQCQEIDEAIKSQLKKVAHSTLLGLSNIPAIRLAKALVRIAPKGLTRVFYSDDGSTAMEIAIKMAYQFWQLQKPAQPEKKIFVSFTNAYHGDTVGSVSVGGIDLFHQRFASLLFKTLKIPSPYCYRCHLDLNFPSCQLACADEIEKTLRSHHPEIAAVVIEPKVQAAAGLITAPPGFLKRIRQICTDLNILLIADEVATGFGRTGTMFACQEDGVTPDILALSKGITGGYLPLAATLTTDPVYKTFLGSYEEFKTFFHGHSYTGNPLGCAAALANLQIFKKGKVLTRLKGKATFLRKILAALKDLPHVGDIRQAGFMVGIELVRKKKTKNPYPLTEKIGIRVCEEAKKRGMILRPLGNIIVLVPPFISTRKELARMVEIIREAITQITDKKVGNQRE
- a CDS encoding helix-turn-helix domain-containing protein, whose protein sequence is MKRILDQNYYELLDIHANATRDEIRRAYRVMKEAFQEDSLAIYSLYDSSELTQIQRRLDEAYRTLLDEGGRGAYDSTLSPTSREEIVKESQPQTDPVPLKVNVSSGNEPPVIDGELETFLNNIGETCTGELLKRFRESQGISLEWVAQKTRINITYLNFIESNHHSGLPHWVYLKSYLFQYAEVLGIDPQQVLEGFLKNYTPKR